Proteins found in one Solirubrobacterales bacterium genomic segment:
- a CDS encoding STAS domain-containing protein, translating to MQLEEQGDRVLVRAWGEIDFGSASTFEVELRRAIKGNGHGVMLDLRGVTFIDSTGLQVLASAATMAQARRRELTLLDASPQVQHVIEMSGLQDLLPLAG from the coding sequence ATGCAGCTCGAGGAGCAAGGCGACCGGGTCCTCGTTCGAGCGTGGGGAGAGATCGACTTCGGCTCCGCCAGCACTTTCGAGGTGGAGCTCCGGCGGGCGATCAAAGGGAACGGCCATGGCGTGATGCTCGATCTGCGCGGCGTGACCTTCATCGATTCAACCGGGCTACAGGTCCTGGCTTCGGCGGCGACGATGGCCCAAGCGCGCCGGCGCGAGCTCACCCTGCTCGATGCATCGCCGCAGGTTCAACACGTGATCGAGATGAGCGGCCTGCAGGACTTGCTGCCACTCGCCGGCTAG
- a CDS encoding TlpA disulfide reductase family protein has protein sequence MSRHFALAAIAALAFVLAACGGDSGGGAGKAPDYAKALAGAPKPLAELYDQANQLLPGGTDAFDRQLTELRGYPVVVNKWASWCGPCREELPWFQQLSARLGKRIAFVGVDSDDSSAAAMDFLHEFPVPYPSFSDPGEDIADAMEATIGFPATAFYDSSGELQYVQQGQYADLDALAADIKRYAR, from the coding sequence ATGAGCCGGCACTTCGCCCTGGCCGCGATCGCGGCCCTCGCATTCGTGCTGGCAGCCTGCGGCGGGGATTCCGGCGGCGGGGCCGGCAAGGCACCGGACTACGCGAAGGCCCTGGCCGGAGCGCCGAAGCCGCTGGCCGAGCTGTACGACCAGGCGAACCAGCTGCTGCCCGGCGGCACCGACGCGTTCGACCGGCAGCTCACGGAGCTGCGCGGCTATCCGGTGGTGGTCAACAAGTGGGCTTCGTGGTGCGGCCCCTGCCGCGAGGAACTCCCATGGTTCCAGCAGCTGTCCGCCCGCCTCGGCAAGCGGATCGCGTTCGTCGGCGTCGACAGCGACGACTCCAGCGCGGCGGCCATGGACTTCCTGCACGAGTTCCCAGTTCCCTATCCGAGCTTCAGCGACCCCGGAGAGGACATCGCCGATGCGATGGAAGCGACCATCGGCTTCCCGGCCACGGCGTTCTACGACTCGAGCGGCGAGCTTCAATACGTCCAGCAGGGCCAGTACGCGGATCTCGACGCCCTGGCCGCCGACATCAAGCGCTACGCGCGCTAG
- a CDS encoding slipin family protein, whose amino-acid sequence MGVAIAIIALLLIFVLVLLAASIRILREYERGVIFRLGRLIAQKGPGLIVLIPLIDRMVRVDLRTVTLNVPPQEVITRDNVTVRVNAVAYFRVIDPNRAITDVENYLIATSQISQTTLRSVLGKAELDALLSERERLNIELQQIIDEQTEPWGVKVSTVEVKDVEIPQDMQRVIARQAEAERERRAKIIAADGEFQASEKLFQAAEIFSRNPATLQLRYLQTLLDIGVNHNSTIVFPLPLDMLKPFLEPGSGDGSGAGHG is encoded by the coding sequence GTGGGTGTGGCCATCGCGATAATCGCACTGCTTCTGATCTTCGTGCTGGTCTTGCTCGCTGCCTCGATCAGGATCCTGCGCGAGTACGAACGCGGCGTCATCTTCCGGTTGGGGCGGCTGATCGCGCAGAAGGGCCCCGGGCTGATCGTGCTGATCCCGCTCATCGACCGGATGGTCCGGGTTGACCTGAGAACGGTCACCCTGAATGTGCCGCCCCAGGAGGTGATCACCAGGGACAACGTCACCGTGCGGGTCAACGCGGTCGCCTATTTCCGCGTCATCGACCCGAACCGGGCGATCACAGATGTGGAGAACTACCTGATCGCCACCTCCCAGATCTCCCAGACCACCCTCCGCTCTGTGCTCGGCAAGGCGGAGCTCGACGCCCTGCTGTCGGAGCGCGAGCGACTCAACATCGAGCTGCAGCAGATCATCGACGAGCAGACCGAGCCCTGGGGCGTAAAGGTGAGCACGGTCGAGGTCAAGGACGTCGAGATCCCGCAGGACATGCAGCGGGTGATCGCCCGCCAAGCGGAGGCAGAGCGCGAGCGGCGGGCGAAGATCATCGCCGCCGACGGCGAGTTTCAGGCATCAGAGAAGCTCTTCCAGGCGGCTGAGATCTTCTCCCGCAACCCGGCGACCCTCCAGCTTCGCTACCTGCAGACGCTGCTCGACATCGGCGTGAACCACAACTCGACGATCGTCTTTCCGCTCCCCCTCGACATGCTGAAGCCCTTTCTCGAGCCGGGCAGCGGCGATGGCTCGGGCGCGGGCCACGGCTAA
- a CDS encoding DEAD/DEAH box helicase family protein gives MAKSVHVAPSATSPITPDQLDRVSVFAREPILLDGETIEDIAPGTARHSAVEAALAELDAGSETPSPEWRRRYSLLLGLERLLDAEPVRLADEAELTEHQVDVLSGTLAALTAEIEDSVAAESLNGAGHSSTEPGDRDGRPPRAAELQGDGENGSAEEAAEEEEILAPDEEPQDWEEPTEDLVDEAPEDPGASRRFWFEHATGSGKTVAALGFVEGSRTGGVLILTHRRNLVDQFIGEISDRGYKDRLSPPLMDGSDHPYGPVTVETYQWFVRNANRISDAYAIVICDEAHTALGEKTSACIRRWPEPVFIGMTATGALIARHVTDLFPTQTSRFDLAQAARRGVIAPLRCIRIPPGPGVRTIAKVPLRRGEVDQDFDQEELAKLLDQEPFNVAIADLYRSRFRKIPGVVYTAGVRHANNVAASFRAAGINARAVSGETPKRELAEILAAFERGEVDVLCNAMLLAEGWNSPRATICMHLAPTASRRVYQQRVGRVTRRALEKEAGLVIDLVHPATTSDETIITLHSLLDRDVYRGGAIVVGPVRRGRGRRVRVERRVVPVSGDPERRLAVLERELWRIAVENLNYSEQHAWAALAGARVTNNNWRRAKAMIQHDQGKELRRRFLLTCVQRNRNHQLRLKALTEIAALRDAEAFDDSLEVVATWPRDERRAGAKVLLQALVERRIGRRDQAQAWVWRLAAITRELHEEYAVQRWPETKRLLGLFVNSSGRAHGRNARRIVHAVRQQDRRLAIALLAAAVAHTPEAEEVLRGARMRMARKPSAVARELLRNFPRSGGRRRRRRGKNGGRPQNGGGNGAENGSQDGSEASKSEPTAEPEADAAQG, from the coding sequence ATGGCGAAATCCGTCCACGTCGCACCTAGCGCGACCAGCCCGATCACACCCGATCAGCTCGACCGGGTGAGCGTGTTCGCGCGCGAGCCGATCCTGCTCGACGGCGAGACCATCGAAGACATCGCTCCGGGAACAGCGCGCCACAGCGCCGTCGAGGCCGCTTTGGCGGAGCTCGACGCGGGCAGCGAGACTCCGTCGCCGGAATGGCGGCGTCGGTACTCGCTGCTGCTCGGGCTCGAGCGATTGCTCGACGCAGAACCGGTTCGCCTCGCGGACGAGGCCGAGCTCACCGAGCACCAGGTCGACGTCCTCTCCGGGACCCTCGCGGCGCTGACCGCCGAGATCGAGGACTCAGTCGCCGCTGAGAGTTTGAACGGAGCGGGCCACTCCTCCACTGAGCCTGGCGACCGTGACGGCCGCCCGCCGCGCGCCGCCGAGCTCCAGGGCGATGGAGAAAACGGGTCCGCCGAGGAGGCCGCCGAGGAGGAGGAGATTCTGGCGCCCGACGAGGAGCCCCAGGACTGGGAAGAGCCCACCGAGGACCTCGTGGACGAGGCACCCGAGGACCCGGGTGCGAGCCGGCGCTTTTGGTTCGAGCACGCGACCGGCTCCGGGAAGACTGTCGCGGCGCTCGGGTTTGTGGAGGGGTCGCGTACCGGCGGCGTCCTGATCCTGACCCACCGACGCAACCTGGTCGACCAGTTCATCGGGGAGATCTCCGACCGTGGTTACAAGGACCGGCTGTCGCCCCCGCTCATGGACGGCTCGGACCATCCCTACGGCCCGGTGACCGTCGAGACCTACCAGTGGTTCGTCCGCAACGCCAACCGGATCTCCGACGCGTACGCGATCGTGATCTGCGACGAGGCACACACCGCCCTGGGGGAAAAGACGAGCGCATGCATCCGCCGCTGGCCGGAGCCGGTGTTCATCGGTATGACGGCGACCGGCGCGCTGATCGCCCGCCACGTCACCGACCTCTTCCCCACGCAGACCTCTCGCTTCGACCTGGCGCAGGCTGCGCGGCGCGGGGTGATCGCGCCGCTGCGTTGCATTCGGATCCCGCCGGGGCCGGGGGTGCGGACGATTGCCAAGGTGCCGCTGCGCAGAGGCGAGGTGGACCAGGACTTCGACCAGGAGGAGCTGGCCAAGCTCCTCGACCAGGAGCCCTTCAACGTCGCGATAGCGGACCTGTATCGCTCGCGGTTCCGCAAGATCCCCGGCGTCGTCTACACGGCCGGCGTGCGTCATGCCAACAACGTCGCCGCCTCGTTCCGGGCGGCCGGGATCAACGCCCGCGCAGTCTCCGGCGAGACCCCGAAGCGAGAGCTGGCAGAGATCCTCGCCGCGTTCGAGCGCGGCGAGGTCGACGTGCTATGCAACGCGATGCTGCTCGCCGAGGGCTGGAACTCGCCGCGGGCGACGATCTGCATGCATCTGGCGCCCACCGCCTCGCGACGGGTCTACCAGCAGCGGGTCGGTCGCGTGACCCGCCGCGCCCTGGAGAAGGAGGCCGGGCTGGTGATCGACCTCGTCCATCCCGCGACGACCTCAGACGAGACCATCATCACCCTGCACAGCCTGCTGGATCGCGATGTGTACCGTGGCGGCGCAATCGTGGTCGGGCCCGTCCGGCGAGGCCGCGGCCGGCGGGTACGTGTGGAGCGCCGGGTGGTGCCCGTCTCGGGCGATCCCGAGCGGCGCCTGGCCGTGCTGGAACGCGAGCTGTGGCGGATCGCCGTCGAGAACCTCAACTATTCCGAGCAGCACGCCTGGGCTGCGCTGGCCGGGGCGCGGGTGACGAACAACAACTGGCGCCGGGCCAAGGCGATGATCCAGCACGACCAGGGCAAGGAGCTCCGCCGTCGCTTCCTGCTGACCTGCGTGCAGCGCAACCGCAACCACCAGCTCCGACTCAAGGCACTCACGGAGATCGCTGCGCTGCGCGACGCCGAAGCCTTCGACGACTCGCTCGAGGTGGTGGCGACCTGGCCACGCGACGAGCGGCGTGCCGGCGCCAAGGTGCTGCTCCAGGCACTGGTCGAGCGAAGGATCGGGCGGCGCGACCAGGCGCAGGCCTGGGTGTGGCGCCTGGCGGCCATCACCCGCGAGCTGCACGAGGAATACGCCGTGCAGCGCTGGCCGGAGACCAAGCGCCTGCTGGGGTTGTTCGTCAACTCATCCGGGCGAGCTCACGGCCGAAACGCGCGGCGCATCGTTCACGCGGTCCGCCAGCAGGACCGCCGCCTGGCCATCGCACTGCTGGCTGCAGCGGTCGCGCACACTCCCGAGGCCGAAGAGGTCTTGCGCGGCGCCCGAATGCGGATGGCGCGCAAGCCCTCCGCCGTCGCGCGCGAGCTGCTTCGCAACTTCCCGCGCTCTGGCGGAAGGCGCCGCCGTCGCCGGGGCAAGAACGGCGGGCGCCCGCAAAACGGCGGTGGCAACGGAGCCGAGAACGGGAGCCAGGACGGCAGCGAGGCCAGCAAGTCGGAGCCCACAGCCGAGCCGGAGGCCGACGCGGCGCAGGGCTGA
- a CDS encoding DUF4921 family protein, whose protein sequence is MSDPEIRIDQLTGLRSILAPGRAERPDAFVAATPARRDGAAEACPFDEGREDRTPPEVWASRPGGGAPDSAGWTQRAVPNLYPALAPNGTDSAAGSCSPEGAETGLASPVDPLRASSRGAEPDLFPTMRAVGAHEVLVHSPEHVTSLAELSEERLAGAVSAWRERMRALAPEASYVHLIVNEGPDAGASLEHSHAQLYALCFVPAAIARERERASAYHERTMGGHLLAEVATEEVRRRERLVAVDDEALLICPWASRSPFELRVVPRRPAPSFELDGETGTAMVRTALHALATVFGSPPQLNLWVRTAPRGVDEFCWHIDLVPRLTVRAGFELGTGVDVNIYPPERAAEDLRDALGDDR, encoded by the coding sequence CTGAGCGACCCCGAGATCCGCATAGATCAGCTCACCGGGCTGCGATCGATCCTCGCCCCGGGGCGTGCGGAGCGGCCGGACGCCTTCGTTGCGGCGACCCCTGCGAGGAGGGATGGCGCTGCCGAGGCCTGCCCCTTCGACGAAGGGCGCGAGGACCGGACCCCGCCGGAGGTCTGGGCGAGCCGGCCCGGCGGCGGGGCGCCAGACTCGGCCGGATGGACCCAACGAGCGGTCCCCAACCTGTATCCGGCGCTCGCGCCGAACGGCACCGACTCGGCGGCCGGCTCCTGCTCGCCTGAGGGGGCCGAGACTGGGCTGGCGAGCCCCGTCGACCCGCTGCGGGCCTCGAGCCGGGGTGCGGAGCCGGACCTGTTCCCCACCATGCGGGCGGTGGGTGCCCACGAGGTGCTCGTTCACTCCCCAGAGCACGTGACCTCGCTCGCCGAGCTCTCCGAGGAGCGCCTTGCCGGCGCCGTCTCGGCATGGCGAGAGCGCATGCGGGCCCTGGCGCCGGAAGCGTCGTACGTCCACCTGATCGTCAACGAGGGTCCCGACGCGGGCGCATCGCTCGAGCATTCGCACGCGCAGCTCTACGCCCTGTGCTTCGTCCCCGCCGCGATCGCCCGGGAGCGCGAACGGGCCTCGGCCTATCACGAGCGCACGATGGGTGGCCACCTGTTGGCGGAGGTAGCGACCGAGGAAGTGCGCCGGCGCGAGCGACTGGTGGCCGTGGACGACGAGGCGCTGCTGATCTGTCCCTGGGCCTCGCGATCTCCATTCGAGCTTCGCGTGGTCCCGCGCCGCCCGGCCCCTTCGTTCGAGCTCGACGGCGAGACCGGCACCGCGATGGTTCGCACCGCCCTCCACGCCCTGGCCACGGTGTTCGGCTCGCCGCCGCAGCTCAATCTGTGGGTTCGCACCGCGCCCCGGGGGGTGGACGAGTTCTGCTGGCACATCGACCTGGTTCCCCGCCTCACGGTGCGGGCAGGCTTCGAGCTCGGCACCGGCGTCGACGTCAACATCTATCCGCCCGAGCGCGCGGCGGAGGACCTCCGCGACGCCCTGGGCGACGACCGCTAG
- a CDS encoding CoA-acylating methylmalonate-semialdehyde dehydrogenase: MREIQNYVGGRAVDAETEEWLDVPDPATGQVLGRVPLSGPSEVDHAVSAASEAFDSWQHEPVTRRARRMFGLHALLERALDELAELVTRENGKHVDEARGEVRRGIEVVELAAGMTTLMKGETLDQVARDVDVSMHRFPLGVCSGITPFNFPAMIPLWFAPLAIAAGNTFVLKPSQRTPLTANRLAELFAEAGFPDGVFNVVHGAGHAVEALIDHPAVRAVSFVGSAPVARKVYERCGLRGKRVQALAGAKNHLVVLPDADLDQAVPAVFASAFSNAGQRCLAGSVAVGVGAIGDQLVADLAHMAREARVAPGAEPGTDADSTITPVTTPEALERITDYIELGEREGATLCVDGRNGGEGDGFFLGPTVFDHVSPEMRLAREEIFGPLLAVERTEDLDGAIAAINASEYGNAAAIFTRDGGAARKFVREAQAGMIGVNVSVPAPVAYFPFAGWRGSFYGDLHATGRDGVEFFTEKKVVTSRWP, encoded by the coding sequence GTGCGCGAGATCCAGAACTACGTGGGCGGGCGGGCGGTCGACGCCGAGACCGAAGAGTGGCTCGACGTCCCTGACCCCGCCACCGGACAGGTGCTCGGGCGAGTGCCGCTGTCGGGCCCGTCCGAGGTCGACCACGCGGTGAGCGCGGCGTCTGAGGCGTTCGACTCGTGGCAGCACGAGCCAGTGACGAGGCGCGCCCGTCGGATGTTCGGCCTCCACGCGCTACTCGAGCGGGCGCTCGACGAGCTCGCCGAGCTGGTGACCCGCGAGAACGGCAAGCACGTCGACGAGGCGCGCGGCGAAGTGAGACGGGGAATCGAGGTGGTGGAGCTGGCTGCGGGGATGACCACGCTGATGAAGGGCGAGACGCTCGACCAGGTCGCGCGTGACGTCGACGTCTCGATGCACCGTTTCCCGCTCGGCGTGTGCTCCGGGATCACCCCTTTCAACTTCCCCGCGATGATCCCGCTTTGGTTCGCGCCGCTCGCCATTGCGGCCGGCAACACATTCGTCCTCAAGCCCTCCCAGCGCACGCCGTTGACCGCAAACCGGCTGGCCGAGCTGTTCGCCGAGGCCGGCTTCCCAGACGGCGTCTTCAACGTTGTTCACGGTGCCGGCCACGCCGTCGAGGCACTGATCGATCACCCGGCCGTGCGGGCGGTGTCGTTCGTGGGCTCGGCTCCCGTGGCACGCAAGGTCTACGAGCGCTGCGGGCTCCGCGGCAAGCGGGTCCAGGCGCTCGCAGGCGCCAAGAACCATCTGGTCGTGCTGCCTGATGCGGATCTCGACCAGGCGGTCCCGGCCGTGTTCGCTTCCGCCTTCTCGAACGCCGGCCAGCGCTGCCTGGCGGGCTCAGTGGCGGTGGGGGTGGGCGCAATCGGCGATCAGCTGGTCGCCGATCTTGCCCACATGGCCCGCGAGGCTCGGGTCGCGCCTGGCGCCGAGCCCGGCACCGACGCGGACAGCACGATCACGCCGGTGACGACGCCGGAGGCGCTCGAACGCATCACCGACTACATCGAGCTTGGCGAGCGGGAGGGGGCCACCCTCTGCGTCGACGGGCGAAACGGCGGTGAGGGCGACGGGTTCTTCCTGGGGCCGACCGTGTTCGACCACGTCTCTCCCGAGATGAGGCTCGCCCGGGAGGAGATCTTCGGGCCCCTGTTGGCCGTGGAGCGAACGGAGGACCTGGATGGTGCGATCGCCGCCATCAACGCGTCGGAGTACGGAAACGCGGCGGCCATCTTCACCCGGGACGGCGGTGCCGCCCGCAAGTTCGTGCGCGAAGCGCAGGCCGGGATGATCGGGGTGAACGTCTCGGTTCCCGCCCCGGTCGCCTACTTCCCCTTCGCCGGCTGGCGCGGCTCCTTCTACGGCGATCTTCACGCCACCGGCCGCGATGGAGTCGAGTTCTTCACTGAGAAGAAGGTCGTTACGAGCCGTTGGCCATAG
- a CDS encoding nodulation protein NfeD, translated as MRGRRFRLVTLGSLALTGAALVISPALAKQTTADDGAPGGVAYSIELQATIDPATQKWISSALDDAASENAKIAIIRLDTPGGLSDSMRSIIQDMAAAPMPVVVYVSPNGARAGSAGAYITEAADVAAMAPETNIGSATPIAVGPGGNTSDLDRKIKNDAAASMRALASDHGRNPRLAGELVTQAKNLTAEEAKKAGLIDLIASDQDALLRQLDGFRVKGPKAQTLHTAGLQIENHDMPLGYELLEILVNPNVAYLLLLIGLVGLAIELFSPGLIAPGTIGVISLLLGLYGTAQLPVTVAGVLLLVFGVAMIIAEAHLPTHGILGASGVAALIAAGLVLYDTGSSAFEVSAPVVIFAGLLIGGFLAFAVERAFRARRQPARTGWEEMIGAVGEVRERLDPVGQIFVEGALWRAELAPPDGGSDQAADGSAGDGRPLERGSRVRVASVEGLTLRVRPL; from the coding sequence ATGAGGGGCCGGCGCTTCCGCCTCGTCACCCTTGGTTCGCTGGCGCTGACCGGCGCCGCGCTCGTCATCTCGCCGGCCCTCGCGAAGCAGACGACTGCCGATGACGGGGCGCCGGGCGGCGTCGCCTACTCGATCGAGCTGCAGGCGACCATCGACCCGGCCACCCAGAAGTGGATCTCAAGCGCGCTCGACGACGCCGCATCGGAGAACGCAAAGATCGCGATCATTCGGCTCGACACGCCGGGTGGGCTGTCCGACTCGATGCGCTCGATCATCCAGGACATGGCCGCGGCGCCGATGCCGGTGGTGGTCTACGTCTCTCCGAACGGCGCCCGTGCCGGCTCTGCCGGCGCCTACATCACCGAGGCTGCCGACGTGGCGGCGATGGCTCCGGAGACCAACATCGGCTCGGCGACTCCGATCGCCGTCGGGCCCGGGGGCAACACCAGCGACCTCGACCGGAAGATCAAGAACGATGCGGCCGCCTCGATGCGGGCGCTCGCCTCCGACCATGGGCGCAATCCACGCCTGGCGGGTGAGCTCGTCACCCAGGCGAAGAACCTGACGGCTGAGGAGGCCAAGAAGGCGGGGTTGATCGACCTGATCGCATCCGATCAGGACGCGCTGCTCCGTCAGCTGGACGGCTTCCGGGTCAAGGGGCCGAAGGCCCAGACGCTGCACACGGCGGGGCTTCAGATCGAGAACCACGACATGCCCCTGGGCTACGAGCTGCTCGAGATCCTCGTCAATCCGAACGTCGCCTACCTGCTGCTCCTGATCGGGCTCGTGGGCCTGGCGATAGAGCTCTTCAGCCCCGGCCTCATCGCGCCGGGCACCATCGGCGTGATCTCGCTCCTGCTCGGCCTCTACGGGACCGCCCAGCTGCCTGTGACGGTCGCCGGCGTGCTCTTGCTGGTCTTCGGGGTGGCGATGATCATCGCCGAAGCGCATCTGCCGACCCACGGCATCCTGGGCGCCTCCGGGGTGGCGGCTCTGATCGCCGCGGGCCTCGTGCTCTACGACACGGGCTCGAGCGCCTTCGAGGTCTCGGCCCCGGTCGTCATCTTCGCCGGCCTGCTGATCGGAGGCTTCCTGGCCTTCGCCGTCGAGCGGGCCTTCCGCGCGCGCCGGCAGCCGGCGCGCACCGGCTGGGAGGAGATGATCGGCGCCGTCGGAGAGGTGCGCGAGCGGTTGGATCCGGTCGGGCAGATCTTCGTCGAGGGAGCGCTGTGGAGGGCGGAGCTGGCGCCCCCGGATGGGGGATCGGACCAGGCCGCGGACGGATCGGCCGGCGACGGCCGCCCCCTCGAGCGCGGCAGTAGAGTGCGGGTGGCGTCGGTCGAGGGGCTGACGCTGCGGGTCCGGCCCCTGTAG
- a CDS encoding SDR family oxidoreductase → MGAQWNDGRRFEGRVAVVTGGGGTLGGTVARGFGLEGASVAIGYRSSRSKAGEVVAELEGSGGQAHSGHLDVTDRDSVDAFVADVVERYGRLDVLVNAAGRLDEADTVRFSELDTAAASALLQVDVIGTMRMCHAVRPKMLEGGGGAIVNFSSTYGNGINPDNAINFVPVTYSTAKGAIRGLTTTLARDLAPDIRVNALAPGPISGEWETEWGITPEHIDEAIAMNPLKRFGKPEEIAETVLFLASDGAGYITGQVIHVDGGWVVAG, encoded by the coding sequence ATGGGCGCTCAGTGGAACGATGGTCGGCGCTTCGAGGGAAGGGTGGCGGTGGTTACCGGTGGCGGAGGGACGCTTGGTGGGACCGTTGCCAGAGGCTTCGGTTTGGAGGGCGCCTCAGTTGCGATCGGCTATCGCTCCTCTCGCTCCAAGGCCGGAGAGGTGGTAGCGGAGCTGGAAGGCAGTGGCGGGCAGGCGCACTCCGGCCACCTCGACGTCACGGATCGGGACTCGGTGGACGCGTTCGTCGCCGACGTCGTCGAGCGCTACGGCCGCTTGGATGTCCTGGTCAACGCCGCCGGCCGCCTGGACGAGGCGGACACGGTGAGATTCAGCGAGCTGGACACGGCTGCGGCGAGCGCCCTCCTTCAGGTTGATGTGATCGGAACCATGCGGATGTGTCACGCGGTGAGGCCGAAGATGCTCGAAGGTGGCGGCGGTGCCATCGTCAACTTCTCGAGCACCTACGGGAATGGGATAAACCCTGACAACGCGATCAACTTCGTTCCCGTCACCTACTCGACCGCGAAGGGAGCGATCCGTGGCCTCACCACGACGCTGGCCCGGGACCTGGCGCCCGATATCCGCGTGAACGCGCTTGCCCCGGGGCCCATCTCAGGCGAGTGGGAGACCGAGTGGGGAATCACGCCCGAGCACATCGACGAAGCAATCGCCATGAATCCGCTGAAGCGGTTCGGCAAGCCGGAGGAGATCGCCGAGACCGTCCTCTTCTTGGCCTCGGACGGGGCCGGCTACATCACCGGCCAGGTGATCCACGTGGATGGCGGCTGGGTGGTTGCCGGGTAG
- a CDS encoding SAM-dependent chlorinase/fluorinase, with protein MARPITFLSDYGTDDEFAGVCRAVIARIAPEAKVIDLTHGIPRHAVRQGAAVLAHALPFAPAGIHLAVVDPEVGTERRAVAVRAGEEDRILVGPDNGLLWPAIDRLGGAREAADISLSPCRLEPLSATFHGRDVFAPVAATLAQGASLGEVGTTLPLDVLTTLESSEAQIEAGRTVAHVAYLDHYGNAVLDLGEARLPETGLRLGRRLVVEAASRSAEVVFARTFAEVGDGELLVYVDSFGSMALAVNRGSAAADLGLAVGDEVVLRPAV; from the coding sequence GTGGCCCGTCCGATCACCTTTCTCTCCGACTACGGCACGGACGACGAGTTCGCCGGCGTCTGCCGGGCGGTGATCGCCCGGATCGCGCCCGAAGCGAAGGTGATCGACCTGACCCACGGGATCCCTCGACACGCGGTTCGCCAGGGCGCCGCGGTCCTCGCACACGCGTTGCCCTTCGCGCCCGCGGGGATCCACCTCGCCGTCGTCGATCCCGAGGTGGGCACCGAGAGGCGCGCGGTTGCGGTCCGGGCGGGCGAAGAGGACCGCATTCTCGTCGGCCCCGACAACGGGCTGCTCTGGCCGGCGATCGACCGCCTCGGCGGGGCCCGGGAGGCGGCCGACATCTCCCTGTCGCCCTGCCGGCTGGAGCCGTTGTCGGCGACTTTCCACGGCCGCGACGTCTTCGCCCCCGTGGCGGCGACGCTCGCGCAGGGAGCAAGCCTGGGCGAGGTCGGTACGACGCTACCCCTGGATGTCCTGACCACGCTGGAGTCGAGCGAGGCGCAGATCGAGGCTGGCCGCACCGTCGCCCACGTCGCCTACCTCGACCATTACGGGAACGCGGTGCTCGACCTCGGCGAGGCGCGGCTCCCGGAGACCGGGCTCAGGCTCGGCCGCCGGCTGGTTGTCGAGGCCGCCTCCCGGAGCGCGGAGGTGGTGTTCGCACGCACCTTCGCCGAGGTCGGAGATGGCGAATTGCTGGTTTACGTGGATTCCTTCGGGAGCATGGCTCTCGCGGTGAATCGCGGAAGCGCCGCCGCCGACCTGGGCCTCGCAGTCGGCGACGAGGTCGTCCTGCGCCCGGCCGTCTGA
- a CDS encoding biotin--[acetyl-CoA-carboxylase] ligase: protein MTAFGSPRRHFRVVDSTNERARELALEGAPSGTVVTAEEQISGRGRRGRAWAAPPGKALLYSAILRPLDLEHALLPLAVPLAVCEAVETLASLECRVKWPNDVWIEERKAAGVLVEARPPDWAVVGIGLNLSIEPAEFPSDLRWPATSVGQGITASAALGAVNERLGLWVDQSPGRVLEEFATRDALRGREVRWEDAGSGSSSGSGHAEGIDDRGNLLVTTNDGERLSLGAGEVQLAL, encoded by the coding sequence ATGACGGCCTTCGGCTCGCCGCGCCGCCACTTTCGAGTTGTGGACTCGACGAACGAGCGCGCCCGCGAGCTGGCGCTCGAGGGGGCGCCCAGCGGCACCGTGGTCACCGCCGAGGAGCAGATATCCGGCCGGGGCCGGAGGGGGCGTGCCTGGGCGGCTCCGCCGGGGAAGGCGCTTCTGTATTCGGCGATTCTGCGACCTCTGGACCTGGAGCATGCCTTGCTGCCGCTCGCGGTGCCGCTCGCCGTCTGCGAGGCCGTCGAGACGCTGGCCTCGCTGGAGTGCCGGGTGAAGTGGCCGAACGACGTCTGGATCGAGGAGAGAAAGGCTGCCGGCGTGCTGGTCGAGGCCCGTCCGCCCGACTGGGCGGTGGTCGGGATCGGCCTCAACCTGTCGATCGAGCCGGCCGAGTTCCCCTCCGATCTGCGCTGGCCGGCGACCTCGGTCGGCCAGGGAATCACGGCCTCGGCGGCGCTGGGGGCCGTCAACGAAAGGCTTGGGCTCTGGGTCGACCAGTCCCCTGGGCGGGTGTTGGAGGAGTTCGCCACGCGAGACGCGCTGCGCGGGCGGGAGGTCCGCTGGGAGGACGCCGGCTCCGGATCATCCTCGGGGTCCGGTCACGCGGAGGGAATCGACGACCGCGGAAACCTGCTCGTGACGACCAATGACGGCGAGCGGCTAAGCCTGGGTGCCGGCGAAGTGCAGCTGGCGCTCTAG